From Ramlibacter tataouinensis, the proteins below share one genomic window:
- a CDS encoding 3-(methylthio)propionyl-CoA ligase: MQGSMMQMPLNVSALLQYADRHHGDTEIVSRRVEGGFHRTTWRELHTRTRQLANALTMFGLEPGERVATLAWNGHRHLELYYAVGGSGKVVHTINPRLLPEQIAWMLNHSQARVLFFDTTFLPLVEAIAPHCKALDHLVVMTARAHMPVSAKLPILVCYEEIVDAASTYFEWPELDENSACGICYTSGTTGNPKGVLYSQRATILHAYASALPDALCMSSRDVVLPVVPMFHVNAWGLPYSAALAGAKLVLPGPALDGKSLHELMEYERVTFAAGVPTIWQGLLQYASTQGVRFTTLRRTVIGGSACPPSMIRTFEQEHGVEVIHAWGMTELSPLGAVSRLKARHLGLPKADQQKVLEKQGHAIFGIDMKIVDEQGDELPWDGKAFGELMVRGPWVIEKYFGIDESPLQGGWFPTGDVATIDADGYMQITDRAKDLIKSGGEWISSIELENHAAAHPAVALAAVIGVPHPKWDERPLLLVVKKPGAEASREELLKFFDGKVARFAIPDDVLFTEALPLTATGKVHKLKLREQHRSHLMPL, translated from the coding sequence ATGCAGGGATCGATGATGCAGATGCCGCTGAACGTGTCGGCGCTGCTGCAATACGCCGACCGCCACCACGGCGACACCGAGATCGTTTCGCGCCGCGTCGAGGGCGGCTTCCATCGCACCACCTGGCGCGAACTGCACACCCGCACCCGCCAGCTCGCCAACGCGCTGACGATGTTCGGGCTGGAACCCGGCGAGCGCGTGGCCACGCTGGCCTGGAACGGGCATCGCCACCTGGAGCTGTACTACGCGGTGGGCGGCAGCGGCAAGGTGGTGCACACGATCAACCCGCGCCTGCTGCCCGAGCAGATCGCCTGGATGCTGAACCACTCGCAGGCGCGCGTGCTGTTCTTCGACACCACCTTCCTGCCCCTGGTGGAAGCCATCGCGCCGCATTGCAAGGCGCTCGACCACCTGGTGGTGATGACAGCTCGCGCGCACATGCCCGTTTCGGCCAAGTTGCCCATCCTGGTGTGCTACGAGGAGATCGTCGACGCCGCGTCGACCTACTTCGAGTGGCCGGAGCTCGATGAGAACAGCGCCTGCGGCATCTGCTACACCTCTGGCACCACCGGCAACCCCAAGGGCGTGCTGTACAGCCAGCGTGCGACTATCCTGCACGCCTACGCCTCGGCGCTGCCCGACGCGCTTTGCATGTCGTCGCGGGACGTGGTGCTGCCGGTGGTGCCGATGTTCCACGTCAATGCCTGGGGCCTGCCGTATTCAGCCGCCCTGGCCGGCGCCAAGCTGGTGCTGCCCGGGCCGGCGCTGGACGGCAAGTCGCTGCACGAGTTGATGGAGTACGAGCGCGTCACCTTCGCGGCGGGCGTACCCACCATCTGGCAAGGGCTGCTGCAATACGCCAGCACGCAGGGCGTGCGCTTCACGACGCTGCGCCGCACGGTGATCGGCGGCTCGGCCTGCCCGCCGTCGATGATCCGCACGTTCGAGCAGGAGCACGGCGTCGAGGTCATCCACGCCTGGGGCATGACCGAGCTCTCGCCGCTGGGCGCCGTCAGCCGCCTCAAGGCCAGGCACCTCGGCCTGCCCAAGGCCGACCAGCAGAAGGTGCTGGAGAAGCAGGGCCACGCGATCTTCGGCATCGACATGAAGATCGTCGACGAGCAGGGCGACGAGTTGCCCTGGGACGGCAAGGCCTTTGGCGAGCTGATGGTGCGCGGGCCCTGGGTGATCGAGAAGTACTTCGGAATCGACGAGTCGCCGCTGCAAGGCGGCTGGTTTCCCACCGGCGACGTGGCCACCATCGATGCCGACGGCTACATGCAGATCACCGACCGCGCCAAGGACCTGATCAAGTCGGGCGGGGAGTGGATCAGCTCGATCGAGCTCGAGAACCATGCTGCCGCCCATCCGGCCGTGGCGCTGGCCGCGGTGATCGGCGTGCCGCACCCCAAGTGGGACGAGCGTCCCCTGCTGCTGGTGGTGAAGAAGCCGGGTGCCGAGGCCTCGCGCGAGG
- the gltA gene encoding NADPH-dependent glutamate synthase, producing MVRILGREQFSAETFLWEVDAPDVAQAAEPGHFVMLRLDDAGERIPLTVADFDRERGTVTVVVQALGKSTRQMRDNYRQGDEFADFAGPLGLPQHIENVGHVVVVGGGLGVAPIFPQLRAFKQAGCRVTCIVGFRNAERIFWTDKLAQFSDELILCTDDGSAGRQGFVDAALRDVLARDGADLVVAIGPMPMMHACAEASRPFGVRTMVSLNTVMVDGTGMCGSCRVTVGGEVKFACVDGPDFDGHAVDFKELHARQKRFKQQEQRACEDQAHVCSLEELLVKQGKRTYKKYSALERVQVKMPERDAAERAACFDEVNLGYGYAEALREAERCIQCVKPTCIEGCPVRIDIPTFIRNLLLRDVEAAVDTIHESSPFPSVCGRVCPQESQCEAQCVLVKAKMEPVAIGRLERFVGDHAKPRPVRKASPEQRLGKVAIVGSGPGGLAAAADLLKSGAEVTVFEALHVVGGVLRYGIPSFRLPRDIIEREVRQLCDAGLKIETNKVIGKTFTIAQLTDKMGFDAVFVAAGAGAPAFLGIPGEFAGQVYSANEFLTRVNLMGGDRFPYQDTPISVGQRVVVIGAGNTAMDCLRVARRLGAADVRCVYRRSEAEAPARIEELRHAREEGIEFNFLHGPVEILVDAAGDVRGLRAQKMMLGEPDARGRRTPLPLDEFVEWPCDTVIYALGTKANPIVGQATRGLALDKRGYIVADEATQCTNLRGVFAGGDIVTGGATVILAMAAGRRAARAIGAWLEQGKESWPVGPVAADDFAGSPVLAESVPA from the coding sequence ATGGTCCGCATCCTTGGCCGCGAACAATTCTCCGCCGAGACCTTCCTGTGGGAGGTCGACGCCCCCGACGTCGCGCAGGCCGCAGAGCCCGGCCACTTCGTGATGCTGCGGCTCGACGACGCCGGCGAACGCATTCCGCTGACCGTCGCCGATTTCGACCGTGAGCGCGGCACCGTCACCGTGGTCGTGCAGGCCCTGGGCAAGAGCACGCGCCAGATGCGTGACAACTACCGGCAAGGCGACGAGTTCGCCGACTTCGCCGGCCCGCTCGGCCTGCCGCAGCACATCGAGAACGTCGGCCATGTGGTGGTGGTCGGCGGCGGGCTGGGCGTCGCACCGATCTTTCCGCAGTTGCGGGCCTTCAAGCAGGCCGGCTGCCGGGTGACCTGCATCGTCGGCTTTCGCAACGCCGAGCGCATCTTCTGGACCGACAAGCTCGCGCAATTCAGTGACGAACTGATCCTGTGCACCGACGACGGCAGCGCAGGCCGGCAGGGCTTCGTCGACGCGGCCCTTCGCGACGTGCTGGCCAGGGATGGCGCGGACCTGGTGGTCGCCATCGGCCCCATGCCGATGATGCACGCCTGCGCCGAGGCGTCGCGCCCGTTCGGCGTGCGAACCATGGTGTCGCTGAACACGGTGATGGTGGACGGCACCGGCATGTGCGGCTCGTGCCGGGTCACCGTGGGCGGCGAAGTGAAGTTCGCCTGTGTCGACGGCCCGGATTTCGATGGCCACGCGGTCGATTTCAAGGAACTGCACGCGCGCCAGAAGCGCTTCAAGCAGCAGGAGCAGCGGGCCTGCGAGGACCAGGCGCACGTCTGCAGCCTCGAGGAACTGCTGGTCAAGCAGGGCAAGCGCACCTACAAGAAATACTCGGCGCTCGAACGGGTCCAGGTCAAGATGCCCGAGCGCGATGCGGCCGAGCGCGCCGCCTGCTTCGACGAAGTGAACCTCGGCTATGGCTACGCGGAGGCGCTGCGCGAAGCGGAGCGCTGCATCCAGTGCGTCAAGCCGACCTGCATCGAAGGCTGCCCGGTGCGGATCGACATCCCGACCTTCATCCGGAATCTGCTGCTGCGCGATGTCGAGGCAGCGGTGGACACCATCCACGAGTCGAGCCCGTTCCCGTCGGTCTGCGGACGCGTGTGCCCGCAGGAGAGCCAGTGCGAAGCGCAGTGCGTGCTGGTCAAGGCCAAGATGGAGCCGGTGGCGATCGGCCGCCTGGAGCGCTTTGTCGGCGATCACGCCAAGCCGCGGCCGGTGCGGAAGGCTTCACCAGAGCAGCGGCTGGGCAAGGTGGCCATCGTCGGTTCGGGCCCCGGGGGCCTTGCCGCCGCGGCGGACCTGCTCAAGTCGGGCGCCGAAGTCACGGTGTTCGAGGCCCTGCATGTGGTGGGAGGCGTGCTGCGCTACGGCATTCCCTCCTTCCGCCTTCCCCGCGACATCATCGAGCGCGAGGTGCGGCAGCTGTGCGACGCCGGGCTCAAGATCGAAACCAACAAGGTGATCGGGAAGACTTTCACCATCGCTCAGCTCACCGACAAGATGGGCTTCGACGCGGTCTTTGTCGCCGCCGGTGCCGGGGCGCCGGCCTTCCTCGGCATTCCGGGCGAGTTCGCCGGCCAGGTGTATTCGGCCAACGAATTCCTCACCCGCGTCAACCTGATGGGGGGCGACCGATTCCCGTACCAGGACACGCCGATCAGCGTGGGCCAGCGGGTGGTGGTGATCGGCGCCGGCAACACCGCCATGGATTGCCTGCGGGTGGCCAGGCGCCTGGGCGCCGCTGACGTGCGATGTGTCTACCGGCGTTCCGAAGCCGAGGCGCCGGCTCGCATCGAGGAGCTGCGCCACGCGCGCGAGGAGGGCATCGAGTTCAATTTCCTGCATGGGCCGGTCGAGATCCTCGTCGACGCAGCCGGCGACGTGCGCGGCCTGCGGGCCCAGAAGATGATGCTCGGCGAACCGGACGCGCGCGGCCGGCGCACGCCCTTGCCGCTCGACGAGTTTGTCGAATGGCCGTGCGACACGGTGATCTACGCGCTGGGCACCAAGGCCAATCCCATCGTCGGCCAGGCGACGCGCGGCCTTGCGCTCGACAAGCGTGGCTACATCGTCGCCGACGAGGCGACGCAGTGCACGAACCTCAGGGGTGTGTTCGCCGGCGGCGACATCGTCACCGGCGGTGCCACCGTCATCCTGGCCATGGCCGCGGGTCGCCGCGCCGCACGCGCCATCGGCGCCTGGCTGGAGCAAGGCAAGGAGAGCTGGCCTGTGGGCCCCGTTGCGGCCGATGACTTCGCCGGCAGCCCTGTCCTCGCCGAGTCCGTGCCGGCGTAG
- a CDS encoding SDR family NAD(P)-dependent oxidoreductase: MGKAFEGKVALVTGVGPGLGQGIALAFARQGASVVVCDVNLEALAVTRKAVQSEGAACLAVPCDVANSDEVREMFAAAVERFGTLHILVNNAALTPNRPIDTERRNKAYAYMHTPVPRDTLGFTSEISNEEWHRYWGVNVHGVFYCTREALKLMQPQRYGRIVNVASIAGISAKSTHSPHYSATKGAVVAFTRSVAYEVAGANILVNAMAPGGVATPAFLGYLDTIGEDARNRLWQGCPTGRFGTVEEYASTVLHLAGDHYLVGQVISPNGGSAI; the protein is encoded by the coding sequence ATGGGCAAGGCTTTCGAAGGCAAGGTGGCCCTGGTCACCGGCGTCGGGCCCGGCCTCGGCCAGGGCATTGCGCTGGCGTTCGCGCGCCAGGGCGCCAGCGTCGTGGTCTGCGACGTGAACCTCGAGGCACTGGCGGTCACGCGCAAGGCCGTCCAGTCCGAAGGCGCGGCCTGCCTGGCCGTGCCCTGCGACGTCGCGAACAGCGACGAGGTGCGTGAGATGTTCGCGGCGGCGGTCGAGCGCTTCGGCACGCTGCACATCCTGGTCAACAACGCCGCCCTGACGCCCAACCGCCCGATCGACACCGAGCGGCGCAACAAGGCCTACGCCTACATGCACACGCCGGTGCCGCGCGACACGCTGGGCTTCACCAGCGAGATCAGCAACGAAGAGTGGCATCGTTACTGGGGCGTCAACGTGCACGGCGTCTTCTACTGCACGCGCGAAGCCCTGAAGCTCATGCAGCCGCAGCGCTACGGCCGCATCGTCAACGTCGCCTCGATCGCCGGCATCTCGGCCAAGAGCACGCACAGCCCGCACTACAGCGCCACCAAGGGCGCGGTGGTCGCCTTCACGCGTTCGGTCGCCTACGAAGTGGCCGGCGCCAACATCCTCGTCAACGCGATGGCCCCGGGCGGCGTGGCCACGCCGGCCTTTCTCGGCTACCTCGACACCATCGGCGAAGACGCGCGCAACCGGCTCTGGCAGGGCTGCCCCACCGGTCGCTTCGGCACCGTGGAGGAGTACGCCAGCACGGTGCTGCACCTGGCAGGAGACCACTACCTGGTCGGCCAGGTCATCAGCCCCAACGGCGGCTCGGCGATCTGA
- a CDS encoding purine-nucleoside phosphorylase produces MNKFMSWLSPLVLAVAAGCASTAGPAPQPVPVKVFVGAMFEIGQNTGDRAGEFQHWYERYWRNATPMPVKGALSPVYCNTDGVCGAVLGMGKVNSSSSMQAILLDPRFDFSRAYYVISGVAGTPPSRGTIGAVSWATWLVDYDLGHRWAPEENTAGAPTFMPRKGYEEYRRFRLNPDLVAWAMKLSADTPLKDSDSARTYRLRYPDTVARGAPFVGTGTHMTGDTFFHGPGMSRQAQYIAKLYGADDYVITEMEAAAITLVIKRTHGTDRVMSLRGMVNFDQGNPQETTLQHLDPAPGQTAGGFAETVENIAAVGTRVVDYIVVNWAQWQGGVPAAGAR; encoded by the coding sequence ATGAACAAGTTCATGTCGTGGCTCTCGCCACTGGTGTTGGCTGTCGCCGCGGGCTGCGCATCGACCGCGGGACCAGCGCCCCAGCCTGTCCCGGTCAAGGTGTTTGTCGGCGCCATGTTCGAGATCGGGCAGAACACCGGCGACCGCGCCGGGGAGTTCCAGCACTGGTACGAGCGCTACTGGCGGAATGCGACGCCCATGCCGGTCAAGGGCGCGCTGAGCCCGGTGTACTGCAACACGGATGGCGTCTGCGGTGCCGTGCTGGGCATGGGCAAGGTGAACTCCTCGTCGTCGATGCAGGCCATCCTGCTGGATCCCCGGTTCGACTTTTCACGGGCTTACTACGTGATCTCCGGCGTCGCGGGCACGCCGCCCTCACGCGGCACCATCGGCGCGGTGAGCTGGGCGACCTGGCTGGTGGACTACGACCTCGGGCATCGCTGGGCCCCGGAAGAGAACACAGCGGGGGCGCCCACCTTCATGCCGCGCAAGGGCTACGAGGAGTACCGGCGCTTCCGGCTCAATCCGGACCTGGTGGCGTGGGCGATGAAGCTGTCTGCCGATACGCCGCTGAAGGACTCGGACTCCGCGCGCACCTACCGCTTGCGCTATCCCGACACGGTGGCCCGCGGCGCCCCGTTCGTGGGAACGGGCACGCACATGACCGGCGACACCTTCTTCCATGGGCCGGGCATGAGCAGGCAGGCGCAATACATCGCCAAGCTGTACGGCGCCGACGACTATGTCATCACCGAGATGGAAGCCGCCGCGATCACCCTGGTCATCAAGCGAACCCATGGCACCGACCGGGTCATGAGCTTGCGCGGGATGGTGAACTTCGATCAGGGCAATCCGCAGGAGACGACGCTGCAGCACCTCGACCCGGCCCCGGGCCAGACGGCCGGCGGCTTCGCCGAGACCGTGGAAAACATCGCTGCGGTCGGCACACGCGTGGTCGACTACATCGTCGTGAACTGGGCGCAGTGGCAGGGCGGGGTGCCGGCCGCGGGAGCCCGGTAG
- a CDS encoding AraC family transcriptional regulator, with protein MAARPAPDSIPIGTLSGITGVLETLGHDGTALLRRFGIDQRALRDPLAPSSIRLHGRVLLAAIELTGIEHLPLLVGERSQLGNVGPVRALAMNAGTARKALKDLMHYASIWYRGVNLTLEHDQGYAVLGYAAGTEFPGRDALLTAYLAGGIKNLRMILGPDWKASLVRVAHRRPGNLEPFAKLFRVPVLFDQPRHEILFPETDLDRPLGRTDAQLEAFLKRELDALEASVPADFTGQVRRAVESQLLRGNCSNERIASMFGVRRQTLHRQLAEQETTYSAILEESRRRLAAQLLVGTDMSMAEVAAMLGYGTQGNFTRAFIRWFGSTPSAWKRIHHKMARSA; from the coding sequence TTGGCCGCACGACCCGCCCCGGATTCGATTCCGATTGGCACCTTGTCCGGGATCACCGGCGTGCTGGAAACGCTGGGCCATGACGGCACGGCCCTGCTGCGCCGCTTCGGCATCGACCAGCGCGCACTGCGCGACCCGCTGGCGCCGTCGTCGATCCGCCTGCACGGGCGCGTCCTGCTTGCGGCCATCGAACTCACGGGGATCGAGCACTTGCCGCTCCTGGTGGGCGAGCGCTCGCAACTCGGAAACGTCGGCCCGGTGCGCGCGCTGGCCATGAACGCCGGCACGGCCCGCAAGGCGCTCAAGGACCTCATGCACTACGCCAGCATCTGGTACCGGGGCGTGAACCTGACGCTGGAGCACGACCAGGGGTACGCGGTGCTGGGGTACGCCGCCGGCACCGAATTTCCGGGCCGGGACGCGCTGCTCACCGCATACCTGGCCGGCGGCATCAAGAACTTGCGCATGATCCTGGGCCCGGACTGGAAGGCGTCGCTGGTGCGGGTTGCCCATCGCCGGCCAGGCAACCTGGAGCCTTTCGCGAAGCTGTTTCGCGTGCCGGTGCTGTTCGACCAGCCGCGCCACGAAATCCTCTTTCCCGAAACGGACCTGGACCGCCCGCTGGGACGCACGGACGCGCAGCTCGAGGCCTTCCTGAAACGCGAACTCGATGCGTTGGAGGCCAGCGTGCCGGCCGACTTCACCGGCCAGGTGCGGCGCGCCGTGGAAAGCCAGCTGCTGCGCGGCAACTGCAGCAACGAACGAATCGCCAGCATGTTCGGCGTGCGCAGGCAGACGCTGCACCGTCAGCTGGCGGAACAGGAAACCACCTATTCCGCGATTCTGGAAGAATCGCGCCGCCGTCTGGCCGCCCAGCTGCTAGTCGGCACGGACATGTCAATGGCGGAAGTGGCCGCCATGCTCGGGTATGGGACCCAAGGCAACTTCACCCGGGCCTTCATTCGATGGTTCGGATCGACGCCGAGTGCGTGGAAGCGAATTCATCACAAGATGGCGCGGTCTGCCTAG
- a CDS encoding copper resistance protein NlpE N-terminal domain-containing protein: MHQRTLLTCMLLGLVAACSGTPKSADAPPSQAHTSANSLDWAGWYEGTLPCADCPGVRTTLQLRGNGTYVLTQRYLEREAAPRTQQGHFSWDAAGRGVTLDAPGGQLRFQVGENLLLQLDREGRRIAGPNASAYVLRKQQGSPPGDATVQLDGRWTLLELAGEAVPPAGPQERPAELRFDRLAGRVSGYTGCNNITGGFSAGPADRLQLQQLASTRRACIRPNVEGAFMRVLQQVSRYAVKGDELLLLPEGGQQPLARFRLAASP; the protein is encoded by the coding sequence ATGCATCAGCGAACGCTTCTGACCTGCATGCTCCTCGGACTGGTCGCGGCCTGCAGCGGCACGCCGAAATCAGCCGACGCGCCGCCCAGCCAGGCCCACACCAGCGCCAACTCGCTCGACTGGGCCGGCTGGTACGAAGGCACCCTGCCTTGTGCCGACTGCCCTGGCGTCCGGACGACCCTGCAATTGCGTGGCAACGGCACCTACGTGCTGACGCAGCGCTATCTCGAGCGCGAGGCAGCGCCGCGTACGCAGCAGGGCCATTTCAGCTGGGACGCCGCAGGCCGCGGCGTGACGCTGGACGCGCCGGGCGGCCAGCTGCGTTTCCAGGTCGGCGAGAACCTGCTGCTGCAGCTCGATCGCGAAGGGCGCCGCATCGCAGGCCCGAATGCCAGTGCCTATGTGCTGCGCAAGCAGCAGGGATCACCGCCAGGCGATGCCACGGTGCAGTTGGACGGCCGCTGGACGCTCCTTGAACTGGCCGGCGAAGCGGTGCCGCCTGCCGGCCCGCAGGAGCGGCCTGCGGAGCTGCGCTTCGACCGGCTTGCCGGACGGGTGAGCGGCTACACGGGCTGCAACAACATCACCGGCGGCTTCAGCGCCGGCCCCGCCGACCGCTTGCAACTGCAGCAACTCGCCTCGACGCGTCGCGCCTGCATCCGGCCGAATGTCGAGGGGGCGTTCATGCGCGTGCTGCAACAGGTGAGCCGCTATGCCGTGAAGGGGGACGAACTCCTGCTGTTGCCGGAAGGCGGCCAACAGCCGCTCGCGCGGTTCAGGTTGGCGGCCTCGCCCTAG
- a CDS encoding 3-keto-5-aminohexanoate cleavage protein yields the protein MEFLDDSLYPENQQPLVIQVAPYGPQYQPSCSSDIPVSMKDQVQKAVDCWNAGATVLHVHVREEDGKGSKRFSKFNEMLQRLRDAVPDMVLQVGGSISFAPEDEGSAAKWLDHDTRHMLADLRPAPDQVTIAINSSQMNITEMLTADDIAGTLLERPEYYKAYTNMVVDATPQFFVEHLKRLSAAKIQPHFMLGHVHQLETVERLVRKGLYTGPLVLNYVAIGGGAAGFHPHDLIEFVRRTPPGSVLTIESAMRAVAPMNAIAIALGLHVRVGIEDNLWGRKGERMTSVQQIEQAVRQARELGREVATGKQAREIYKIGEWYGSADETVAQLGLAPNRKPGQIGFTVPGLA from the coding sequence ATGGAATTCCTCGACGACAGCCTCTACCCCGAGAATCAGCAGCCCCTCGTCATCCAGGTGGCGCCTTACGGCCCGCAATACCAGCCCAGCTGCTCGAGCGACATTCCGGTCAGCATGAAGGACCAGGTGCAGAAGGCGGTGGACTGCTGGAACGCCGGCGCCACCGTGCTGCACGTGCATGTGCGCGAGGAAGACGGCAAGGGAAGCAAGCGCTTCTCCAAGTTCAACGAGATGCTGCAGCGCCTGCGCGATGCGGTGCCCGACATGGTGCTGCAGGTCGGCGGTTCGATCTCCTTCGCCCCCGAGGACGAAGGCTCGGCGGCCAAGTGGCTGGACCATGACACGCGGCACATGCTGGCCGACCTTCGGCCTGCGCCCGACCAGGTGACGATCGCCATCAACTCGAGCCAGATGAACATCACCGAGATGCTCACGGCCGACGACATCGCGGGCACGCTGCTCGAGCGGCCTGAGTACTACAAGGCCTACACCAACATGGTGGTGGACGCCACGCCGCAGTTCTTCGTCGAGCACCTCAAGCGCCTGTCGGCCGCGAAGATCCAGCCGCACTTCATGCTGGGCCACGTGCACCAGCTGGAGACGGTGGAGCGCCTGGTCCGCAAGGGCCTGTACACCGGCCCGCTGGTGCTGAACTACGTCGCCATCGGCGGCGGCGCGGCCGGCTTCCATCCGCACGACCTGATCGAGTTCGTGCGCCGCACCCCGCCCGGCTCGGTGCTGACCATCGAAAGCGCGATGCGCGCCGTGGCACCGATGAACGCGATCGCCATCGCGCTGGGCCTGCACGTGCGCGTCGGCATCGAAGACAACCTGTGGGGCCGCAAGGGCGAGCGCATGACATCCGTCCAGCAGATCGAGCAGGCCGTGCGCCAGGCACGCGAACTCGGCCGCGAAGTCGCCACCGGCAAGCAGGCCAGGGAGATCTACAAGATCGGCGAGTGGTACGGCAGTGCTGACGAAACCGTCGCCCAGCTCGGCCTGGCGCCCAACCGCAAGCCCGGCCAGATCGGCTTCACCGTTCCCGGCCTGGCCTGA
- the glsA gene encoding glutaminase A produces the protein MSDSPAQTFVSTGTLPAREAIGALVEAAYAQFREERSGRVADYIPALAEADPQAFGICVANTHGDALAVGDAGQPFSIQSVSKPFVFALVCDALGPDEAAARLGVDATGLPFNSIMAVELRADRTTNPLVNSGAIATTSLVPGASAEQRWRAVREGLSRFAGRELAFDERVYRSEAESNERNEGVAHLLRGYGRVYCDPDEATDVYTRQCSLLVTARDLAVMGATLAGGGVNPLTGQPVVSADTCRRVLAVMATAGLYERSGTWLYDVGLPGKSGVSGGIVTVSPGKGSVAVYSPPLDEAGNSVRGQLVTRYLSERLGLNLFVSAPAI, from the coding sequence ATGTCAGATTCCCCCGCCCAAACTTTCGTCTCCACCGGCACCTTGCCGGCGCGGGAGGCCATCGGCGCGCTGGTCGAGGCGGCCTACGCGCAATTCCGCGAGGAGCGCAGCGGCCGCGTGGCCGACTACATTCCTGCGCTGGCCGAGGCCGATCCGCAGGCCTTCGGCATCTGCGTGGCCAACACGCACGGCGATGCCCTGGCGGTGGGCGATGCCGGGCAGCCCTTCTCGATCCAGAGCGTCTCCAAGCCCTTCGTCTTCGCGCTGGTGTGCGATGCCTTGGGCCCCGACGAGGCGGCCGCCCGCCTCGGCGTAGATGCCACGGGACTGCCCTTCAACTCCATCATGGCGGTGGAGCTGCGCGCCGACCGCACCACCAATCCACTGGTGAACTCCGGCGCCATCGCCACGACCAGCCTGGTGCCCGGCGCAAGCGCCGAGCAGCGTTGGCGCGCCGTGCGCGAAGGCCTGTCGCGCTTCGCCGGGCGCGAACTGGCCTTCGACGAGCGCGTCTACCGGTCGGAGGCCGAAAGCAACGAGCGCAACGAGGGCGTCGCCCACCTGCTGCGGGGCTACGGCCGGGTCTACTGCGATCCGGATGAAGCCACCGACGTGTACACCCGCCAATGCTCGCTGCTGGTGACAGCGCGCGACCTGGCTGTCATGGGCGCGACCCTGGCGGGCGGCGGCGTCAATCCGCTGACCGGCCAACCGGTGGTCTCCGCCGACACCTGCCGCCGCGTGCTCGCCGTCATGGCGACCGCGGGCCTGTACGAGCGCTCGGGCACCTGGCTGTACGACGTGGGCCTGCCGGGCAAGAGCGGCGTGAGCGGCGGCATCGTCACCGTCTCGCCCGGCAAGGGCTCCGTGGCGGTCTACTCGCCGCCGCTGGACGAAGCGGGCAACAGCGTACGCGGCCAGCTGGTCACCCGTTATCTGTCAGAGCGGCTGGGGTTGAATCTCTTCGTCTCGGCCCCGGCGATTTGA